Proteins encoded in a region of the Methylobacterium radiotolerans JCM 2831 genome:
- a CDS encoding universal stress protein, translating into MSRPSPSPLAGIRDILVGTAVEGEREEASSAIGYGLTLAKAAGAHLTVQSASWRLSGDDAWLGEFDYEGVSVVDRRLDELARSIAERSAGDAAQAGVVCTTEAPSLPYPEIVSRLATRARLYDLTVLDIGPRTYDLDREMVEKALFHSGRPVIAVPPGRDAFVARRIIVAWDGSAQAARAANDALPFLRSAEAVEIVSVGTEAEIHEAVPGAEFAPHLARHGVNVSVNDLPKRDSVADTLRAQAGLFRADMIVMGAYRHSPTREYFFGGVTRSFLRGSPAALFLSR; encoded by the coding sequence ATGTCCAGACCTAGCCCTTCGCCCCTCGCGGGCATCCGAGACATCCTCGTCGGAACCGCCGTGGAGGGCGAGCGTGAGGAAGCCTCGTCGGCCATCGGATACGGCCTGACCTTGGCCAAGGCCGCCGGCGCTCACCTCACCGTTCAGTCGGCCTCGTGGCGCCTGTCGGGCGATGACGCCTGGCTCGGCGAGTTTGACTACGAAGGCGTGTCGGTCGTGGACCGACGGCTCGACGAACTGGCCCGCTCCATCGCCGAGCGCTCGGCCGGGGACGCCGCGCAGGCCGGCGTGGTCTGCACGACCGAGGCGCCGAGCCTGCCCTATCCGGAGATCGTGAGCCGTCTCGCCACGCGCGCGCGCCTGTACGACCTGACGGTCCTGGACATCGGTCCGCGGACGTACGACCTCGACCGCGAGATGGTCGAGAAGGCGCTTTTCCACAGCGGTCGGCCGGTCATCGCCGTCCCGCCGGGACGCGACGCCTTCGTCGCGCGGCGGATCATCGTCGCCTGGGACGGCAGCGCCCAGGCCGCTCGGGCCGCCAACGACGCCTTACCGTTCCTGCGTTCAGCCGAGGCGGTCGAGATCGTCTCGGTCGGCACCGAAGCGGAAATCCACGAAGCGGTGCCGGGCGCCGAGTTCGCGCCCCACCTCGCCCGGCATGGGGTGAATGTCAGCGTCAATGATCTTCCGAAGCGGGATAGCGTCGCCGATACGTTGCGCGCCCAGGCCGGCTTGTTCCGGGCCGACATGATCGTCATGGGTGCCTACCGGCACTCCCCAACCCGCGAATACTTCTTCGGTGGCGTCACGCGCTCTTTCCTCAGGGGCAGCCCGGCAGCCCTGTTCCTTTCTCGCTGA